TTTTTGATGCTTCAGCGAGGTGATCTTGGCGTGGCGCATAaaggcgcgtcagcggtgatctcggGATGAGCCGGAGCTTAGGTGATAGcttgtttggttgtgtttccgtaggtcacaccctCGATAGTTCTTGGTGCTGCTAGCGGCAGTATGAGCAgggctcattgtagctaattatgcttaggcaaatgctcatgtaagtacaaaaaCTAACCATAATCTTTGCAAAGAGAATTTTAAGTAAGCAAACGTGTCACATgggtgataatttttttttatagaaaattacatagtagcacataaCCAAAtatgtaaacacagaaaacccatTTTAAAAAAGATTTATATAAATAAGGACTTGAACCCATACCCAAAAGTTAAATGATGCAAGTCTGACTCccaattttaatgaaaaatgaccaaaatgctcgAGTTTCATCACAATTTACAGGCATTGCCACTGATCTAATATCTAATATCCAAATACCCAAAAACGGACGACCTAAACTGAACGACGAAGCAAACAGGCAAACCCCAATTTCGCAGTAGTAGAGACCCCAGCGACGGGGCCAACGGAGTAGCAGCTATGCTTCAAATCCTTGCTCAACTCGAATTTGGCTTCAACGGAGGTCGATAAGGTAAGCCGTtacaaaagaagtagttaatgGTAAAAAAATGGAGTTTCATCACAATTTACAGGCATTGCCACTGATTCAATATCTAATATCCAAATACCCAAAAACGGACGACCTAAACTGAACGACAAAGCAAACAGGCAAACCCCAATTTCACAGTAGTAGAGACCCCAGCGACGGGGCCAACGGAGTAGCAGCTATGCTTCAAATCCTTGCTCAACTCGAATTTGGCTTCAACGGAGGTCGATAAGGTAAGCCGTtacaaaagaagtagttaatggtaaaaaagtaaattaactcataacATGTGGCAAGTAGAGAGCAAATTGTCTTTATTtgtaaaatttaatttttatatgtttagttcaatttttaaaggatgtatttgttaaatcattttttaattataaattaaatgtaatttgttaattttttaaTCTATATTTTGAAATTAGGTAAGTGTTGGAAATCAAAATTCTTGAGAGCAAGATTTGATAAAATTTTGGGATCCTGAGAAATTTCCTCTCGGTAAAGAACATGAGGGTGCGGTGGAAAGTGATGATGTTGAACCTTCGGCCGATCAAGTACGGCCATCATCTCCTTTTTTTAAGCATGTTAGTAAGAGGTTTAGTCCGTTTGAGAGAGACCAAACTTGCGGACAAATTTCCGGAAATGATAGTGGGCTTTGGCCCAATTAGCCAACACTTGGGTGTCCAAATGAAGTGGTCTGGATGAGTATATATATTGTTTGATAAACATGGGAGAGAAAACATATGTGAGAATGGGAgaggtggcggtggcggtggcggtggctgAGACCACGTCCAACAGGAGGAGGAGCAGAAAAACTGTCGGGCAGAAGCCAAAGCCGGTGGTGGTGTCTCGCTATTTCCAGAATCAGCCGGTGACCAAGCCGGTGGTGGTTTCTCGCTATTTCCAGAATCAGCCGGTGACCAAGCCGGTGGTGGTTTCTCGCTATTTCCAGAATCAGCCGGTGACCAAGCCGGTGGTGGATTTCCAGAATCAGCCGGTGACTAAGCCGGCGGTGGTGGTTTCTCGCTATTTCCAGAATCAGCCTGTGACCAAGCCGGTGGCTGATTTCCAGAATCAGCCGGTGACTAAGccggcggcggtggtttctcgCTATTTCCAGAATCAGCCGGTGGTGGTTTCTCGCTATTTCCAGACTCAGCCGGTGACTAAGGCGGTGGTGGAAATAGGGACTCAACCAGAAAACGGTAAGATAACCTCCTCCGAGTCAAAGTCAGAGTCAATGTCAGACCATGTGAATGTGAATGCAGTTACTGAAATTAGaagcaagaaagaaaagagaaagaggagaCGCCATGACGCTGACAACGATGGCAATTCTAAaatgacaaagaagaagaagaagaagaagaagaagactcttCAAGTAGAGGAGGCAGATATTAATCAAACTAGGAGCGCCATCTTGAATTTTGAGGATATGCTTTCTCAATTTGCTTACGAGGGTTGTGGTGTTGAATGGAATAATAAACATAACAAGATGCCCAAAACGCTTTCCCAAGGTCTAGATACTACTATCTATCCTTGTAGTCAAGCTAGTAAGACGGGCCGGAACTCAACTGAGGACCATGCCACTGTGCCTGGAACCGTGAAACAAGCCCAAGTGCATCCACAGGCTgcagagaggaggaggaagaatgaAACTCGGCCATCCACGGAAATCCGAAAGGTTTCTCATTACTTCCAAACCTCAAGTAATGAGTGCAAGGATACAAATGTTAAACCCCCTAAACGCCATTCAAAATCTCGCGGGGAGACCTTTCAGAAGGAGGCcaccaaaaaaaataatgcaGATGGCCACTTGTTGCAAAGTACAAACAGGCTCAGGAAGAAATCTCCTAAAAACAGGGCTACTCTTACCGCTTCACAGAGGAAGGACGAAGCATACCGAAGGAAAACTCCAGATAACACGTGGATTCCTCCTCGCTCTGAATTTGGTCTCCTCCAAGAAGATCACTATCATGACCCTTGGAGAGTGTTGGTTATATGCATGCTCCTTAATCGGACAACAGGAACCCAGGTCTCTATTCCTTATACTTTTACTGCTTGATTGCTTAATAACTTATATTATTGTTTCCATTTGAGATTTGGATCATTATAACTTGCATCATTGATATTAAGGCTTGGGTAAGTAACTATTGCAAGTAGTTAAAGTTACTAATAAGCATTTAGAATCGGTAACCCATCAACACGTATTGCCAATATTGAAGTACTTGGAATTTGTGGCTCATTTTAGCCATTTATTTTATATAGATGCAAACACAGACAGCATACAGCCCTACAATGATCATATATGAGTTTCTAGTATCGGATTCTTTCTATATGTTGTGTGGTAATGTTTACATGCAGCCATTTGTGTTCTAAGATTGGAAAAGAGGTTTCAAGATTATAAACTTTGATTTGTAATTTTAGTTCATCTGCACCTGTCCTCAGGAGGGAAGGGAAATGTAAATAAGTTTAAACACTAATTCTTTGTGATGAATCAGAATGATATTGGGTTAGTATGGGAAATTTATATAAAGACACCCAAGCGGGGAATAACTGCCATCAGATTCAAAGTATTTTTAATTGTGTAATAAATTATTCATTCAGAAGTACTACCAATTATTTTACTCCATTAGAACTGTAGATTCCTCCACTAGAAGTTAATAGATATGCAACATTATGCTGCTGTTTATGTTTCTGTTCCCTTTTAAGAAATTTCTGCCTCCAATGGTTGTTTGACTTGATATCTAACAGCCTTATCAACTTATCATTATCCATGAATTCATTAGGAATAGTCTTGTCACTTTTGAAACTGAAGAACAACTGCAGCTGTTGGTTAAAATGCCTTGCAAATTTTGTTATACTTTATTAAGCTTTGTGGGC
Above is a genomic segment from Rosa chinensis cultivar Old Blush chromosome 3, RchiOBHm-V2, whole genome shotgun sequence containing:
- the LOC112192650 gene encoding methyl-CpG-binding domain protein 4 isoform X6, with protein sequence MGEKTYVRMGEVAVAVAVAETTSNRRRSRKTVGQKPKPVVVSRYFQNQPVTKPVVVSRYFQNQPVTKPVVVSRYFQNQPVTKPVADFQNQPVTKPAAVVSRYFQNQPVVVSRYFQTQPVTKAVVEIGTQPENGKITSSESKSESMSDHVNVNAVTEIRSKKEKRKRRRHDADNDGNSKMTKKKKKKKKKTLQVEEADINQTRSAILNFEDMLSQFAYEGCGVEWNNKHNKMPKTLSQGLDTTIYPCSQASKTGRNSTEDHATVPGTVKQAQVHPQAAERRRKNETRPSTEIRKVSHYFQTSSNECKDTNVKPPKRHSKSRGETFQKEATKKNNADGHLLQSTNRLRKKSPKNRATLTASQRKDEAYRRKTPDNTWIPPRSEFGLLQEDHYHDPWRVLVICMLLNRTTGTQLKEVLSDFFTLCPNAKAATEVATRDIEQVIRSLGLHKRAEMIQRMSQEYLGESWTHVPELPGVGKYAADAYAIFCTGMWERVKPADHKLNIYWEFLHSIKSKPRPAVFI
- the LOC112192650 gene encoding methyl-CpG-binding domain protein 4 isoform X8, whose amino-acid sequence is MGEKTYVRMGEVAVAVAVAETTSNRRRSRKTVGQKPKPVVVSRYFQNQPVTKPVVVSRYFQTQPVTKAVVEIGTQPENGKITSSESKSESMSDHVNVNAVTEIRSKKEKRKRRRHDADNDGNSKMTKKKKKKKKKTLQVEEADINQTRSAILNFEDMLSQFAYEGCGVEWNNKHNKMPKTLSQGLDTTIYPCSQASKTGRNSTEDHATVPGTVKQAQVHPQAAERRRKNETRPSTEIRKVSHYFQTSSNECKDTNVKPPKRHSKSRGETFQKEATKKNNADGHLLQSTNRLRKKSPKNRATLTASQRKDEAYRRKTPDNTWIPPRSEFGLLQEDHYHDPWRVLVICMLLNRTTGTQLKEVLSDFFTLCPNAKAATEVATRDIEQVIRSLGLHKRAEMIQRMSQEYLGESWTHVPELPGVGKYAADAYAIFCTGMWERVKPADHKLNIYWEFLHSIKSKPRPAVFI
- the LOC112192650 gene encoding methyl-CpG-binding domain protein 4 isoform X5 produces the protein MGEKTYVRMGEVAVAVAVAETTSNRRRSRKTVGQKPKPVVVSRYFQNQPVTKPVVVSRYFQNQPVTKPVVVSRYFQNQPVTKPVADFQNQPVTKPAAVVSRYFQNQPVVVSRYFQTQPVTKAVVEIGTQPENGKITSSESKSESMSDHVNVNAVTEIRSKKEKRKRRRHDADNDGNSKMTKKKKKKKKKTLQVEEADINQTRSAILNFEDMLSQFAYEGCGVEWNNKHNKMPKTLSQGLDTTIYPCSQASKTGRNSTEDHATVPGTVKQAQVHPQAAERRRKNETRPSTEIRKVSHYFQTSSNECKDTNVKPPKRHSKSRGETFQKEATKKNNADGHLLQSTNRLRKKSPKNRATLTASQRKDEAYRRKTPDNTWIPPRSEFGLLQEDHYHDPWRVLVICMLLNRTTGTQLKEVLSDFFTLCPNAKAATEVATRDIEQVIRSLGLHKRAEMIQRMSQEYLGESWTHVPELPGVGKYAADAYAIFCTGMWERVKPADHKLNIYWEFLHSIKSKPRPAVFI
- the LOC112192650 gene encoding methyl-CpG-binding domain protein 4 isoform X4 yields the protein MGEKTYVRMGEVAVAVAVAETTSNRRRSRKTVGQKPKPVVVSRYFQNQPVTKPVVVSRYFQNQPVTKPVVDFQNQPVTKPAVVVSRYFQNQPVTKPVADFQNQPVTKPAAVVSRYFQNQPVVVSRYFQTQPVTKAVVEIGTQPENGKITSSESKSESMSDHVNVNAVTEIRSKKEKRKRRRHDADNDGNSKMTKKKKKKKKKTLQVEEADINQTRSAILNFEDMLSQFAYEGCGVEWNNKHNKMPKTLSQGLDTTIYPCSQASKTGRNSTEDHATVPGTVKQAQVHPQAAERRRKNETRPSTEIRKVSHYFQTSSNECKDTNVKPPKRHSKSRGETFQKEATKKNNADGHLLQSTNRLRKKSPKNRATLTASQRKDEAYRRKTPDNTWIPPRSEFGLLQEDHYHDPWRVLVICMLLNRTTGTQLKEVLSDFFTLCPNAKAATEVATRDIEQVIRSLGLHKRAEMIQRMSQEYLGESWTHVPELPGVGKYAADAYAIFCTGMWERVKPADHKLNIYWEFLHSIKSKPRPAVFI
- the LOC112192650 gene encoding methyl-CpG-binding domain protein 4 isoform X2, which encodes MGEKTYVRMGEVAVAVAVAETTSNRRRSRKTVGQKPKPVVVSRYFQNQPVTKPVVVSRYFQNQPVTKPVVVSRYFQNQPVTKPVVVSRYFQNQPVTKPVADFQNQPVTKPAAVVSRYFQNQPVVVSRYFQTQPVTKAVVEIGTQPENGKITSSESKSESMSDHVNVNAVTEIRSKKEKRKRRRHDADNDGNSKMTKKKKKKKKKTLQVEEADINQTRSAILNFEDMLSQFAYEGCGVEWNNKHNKMPKTLSQGLDTTIYPCSQASKTGRNSTEDHATVPGTVKQAQVHPQAAERRRKNETRPSTEIRKVSHYFQTSSNECKDTNVKPPKRHSKSRGETFQKEATKKNNADGHLLQSTNRLRKKSPKNRATLTASQRKDEAYRRKTPDNTWIPPRSEFGLLQEDHYHDPWRVLVICMLLNRTTGTQLKEVLSDFFTLCPNAKAATEVATRDIEQVIRSLGLHKRAEMIQRMSQEYLGESWTHVPELPGVGKYAADAYAIFCTGMWERVKPADHKLNIYWEFLHSIKSKPRPAVFI
- the LOC112192650 gene encoding methyl-CpG-binding domain protein 4 isoform X7, which produces MGEKTYVRMGEVAVAVAVAETTSNRRRSRKTVGQKPKPVVVSRYFQNQPVTKPVVVSRYFQNQPVTKPVVVSRYFQNQPVTKPVVDFQNQPVTKPAVVVSRYFQNQPVTKPVADFQNQPVTKPAAVVSRYFQNQPVVVSRYFQTQPVTKAVVEIGTQPENGKITSSESKSESMSDHVNVNAVTEIRSKKEKRKRRRHDADNDGNSKMTKKKKKKKKKTLQVEEADINQTRSAILNFEDMLSQFAYEGCGVEWNNKHNKMPKTLSQGLDTTIYPCSQASKTGRNSTEDHATVPGTVKQAQVHPQAAERRRKNETRPSTEIRKVSHYFQTSSNECKDTNVKPPKRHSKSRGETFQKEATKKNNADGHLLQSTNRLRKKSPKNRATLTASQRKDEAYRRKTPDNTWIPPRSEFGLLQEDHYHDPWRVLVICMLLNRTTGTQWLDLEAWAHIWKVPHREGDKLFANRAV
- the LOC112192650 gene encoding methyl-CpG-binding domain protein 4 isoform X9; this translates as MGEKTYVRMGEVAVAVAVAETTSNRRRSRKTVGQKPKPVVVSRYFQNQPVTKPVVVSRYFQNQPVTKPVVVSRYFQNQPVTKPVVDFQNQPVTKPAVVVSRYFQNQPVTKPVADFQNQPVTKPAAVVSRYFQNQPVVVSRYFQTQPVTKAVVEIGTQPENGKITSSESKSESMSDHVNVNAVTEIRSKKEKRKRRRHDADNDGNSKMTKKKKKKKKKTLQVEEADINQTRSAILNFEDMLSQFAYEGCGVEWNNKHNKMPKTLSQGLDTTIYPCSQASKTGRNSTEDHATVPGTVKQAQVHPQAAERRRKNETRPSTEIRKVSHYFQTSSNECKDTNVKPPKRHSKSRGETFQKEATKKNNADGHLLQSTNRLRKKSPKNRATLTASQRKDEAYRRKTPDNTWIPPRSEFGLLQEDHYHDPWRVLVICMLLNRTTGTQSLQK
- the LOC112192650 gene encoding methyl-CpG-binding domain protein 4 isoform X1; the protein is MGEKTYVRMGEVAVAVAVAETTSNRRRSRKTVGQKPKPVVVSRYFQNQPVTKPVVVSRYFQNQPVTKPVVVSRYFQNQPVTKPVVDFQNQPVTKPAVVVSRYFQNQPVTKPVADFQNQPVTKPAAVVSRYFQNQPVVVSRYFQTQPVTKAVVEIGTQPENGKITSSESKSESMSDHVNVNAVTEIRSKKEKRKRRRHDADNDGNSKMTKKKKKKKKKTLQVEEADINQTRSAILNFEDMLSQFAYEGCGVEWNNKHNKMPKTLSQGLDTTIYPCSQASKTGRNSTEDHATVPGTVKQAQVHPQAAERRRKNETRPSTEIRKVSHYFQTSSNECKDTNVKPPKRHSKSRGETFQKEATKKNNADGHLLQSTNRLRKKSPKNRATLTASQRKDEAYRRKTPDNTWIPPRSEFGLLQEDHYHDPWRVLVICMLLNRTTGTQLKEVLSDFFTLCPNAKAATEVATRDIEQVIRSLGLHKRAEMIQRMSQEYLGESWTHVPELPGVGKYAADAYAIFCTGMWERVKPADHKLNIYWEFLHSIKSKPRPAVFI
- the LOC112192650 gene encoding methyl-CpG-binding domain protein 4 isoform X3, which produces MGEKTYVRMGEVAVAVAVAETTSNRRRSRKTVGQKPKPVVVSRYFQNQPVTKPVVVSRYFQNQPVTKPVVDFQNQPVTKPAVVVSRYFQNQPVTKPVADFQNQPVTKPAAVVSRYFQNQPVVVSRYFQTQPVTKAVVEIGTQPENGKITSSESKSESMSDHVNVNAVTEIRSKKEKRKRRRHDADNDGNSKMTKKKKKKKKKTLQVEEADINQTRSAILNFEDMLSQFAYEGCGVEWNNKHNKMPKTLSQGLDTTIYPCSQASKTGRNSTEDHATVPGTVKQAQVHPQAAERRRKNETRPSTEIRKVSHYFQTSSNECKDTNVKPPKRHSKSRGETFQKEATKKNNADGHLLQSTNRLRKKSPKNRATLTASQRKDEAYRRKTPDNTWIPPRSEFGLLQEDHYHDPWRVLVICMLLNRTTGTQLKEVLSDFFTLCPNAKAATEVATRDIEQVIRSLGLHKRAEMIQRMSQEYLGESWTHVPELPGVGKYAADAYAIFCTGMWERVKPADHKLNIYWEFLHSIKSKPRPAVFI